From Pseudanabaena sp. PCC 6802, one genomic window encodes:
- a CDS encoding class I SAM-dependent methyltransferase, giving the protein MVVNQVCKQILLKMRNHISWQYDEFKQVGRDYGSKAEVDVYDSSHADFRDIEAESDRVLDVLKIGSTDTLIDFGSGTGVFAIQAARRCSKVYAVDVSQAMLALASTRAGQAGVSNIEFHHAGFLTYEHGDRPVDAIVTTFAFHHLPDFWKGIALQRMNYMLQPGGQLYIHDVIMDANDALANISAFVQKQAAAGGDFLREDAEGHFREEYSTYDWVMDGLLARSGFTVRSKHIDDGVLGTYLCAKN; this is encoded by the coding sequence ATGGTCGTAAACCAGGTTTGCAAACAAATTTTACTGAAGATGCGGAATCACATTTCTTGGCAATACGATGAATTTAAGCAAGTTGGGAGGGACTACGGCAGCAAAGCTGAAGTTGATGTCTACGATTCGAGTCACGCGGATTTTCGCGATATTGAAGCTGAAAGCGATCGCGTCCTGGACGTACTCAAAATCGGCTCTACTGACACGCTGATAGATTTTGGATCTGGTACTGGTGTATTTGCCATTCAAGCCGCTCGGCGCTGTAGCAAGGTGTATGCCGTTGATGTTTCGCAGGCTATGCTGGCGCTCGCCAGCACCAGGGCAGGGCAGGCAGGTGTATCGAACATCGAATTCCACCACGCAGGATTTCTCACCTACGAGCATGGCGATCGCCCCGTGGATGCGATCGTGACAACCTTTGCGTTCCATCACCTACCGGATTTTTGGAAGGGGATCGCGCTACAGCGAATGAATTATATGTTGCAGCCTGGCGGACAGCTTTACATCCACGACGTAATTATGGATGCGAATGATGCGCTAGCGAACATCAGTGCGTTCGTACAGAAGCAAGCAGCAGCAGGTGGAGACTTTCTGCGCGAGGATGCCGAAGGACACTTCAGGGAGGAGTATTCCACCTATGATTGGGTAATGGATGGTCTGCTGGCGCGATCGGGTTTTACCGTTAGAAGTAAGCATATAGACGATGGTGTACTCGGCACGTACCTGTGCGCGAAGAATTAA